One part of the Amaranthus tricolor cultivar Red isolate AtriRed21 chromosome 16, ASM2621246v1, whole genome shotgun sequence genome encodes these proteins:
- the LOC130802943 gene encoding L-type lectin-domain containing receptor kinase S.4-like has protein sequence MTSSQEKSVSISSSFKLFWVILIILYPNLSKTQELFFNGFKHASNNITLNGISKILDNGILQLTNDTSRLLGHAFYPPPLKLKTSKTGKALSFSTVFAFALVPQFQTLGGHGFAFTFSPSKDLPGALPSQYLGLLNSSDNGNLTNHIFAVEFDEVQDFEFKDINDNHVGININSMISNASVPAAYFVDGNSIAQNITMKSGKTILCWIDYDSNTHQINVSLSISSEKPKNSILSYDVDLSPYLDEFMYVGFSGSTGLLASSHYIMGWSFKVNGQATPLDLASLPTLPKPTRANFGLIFGSSIGSLIAFFVIVGLIVYLVWLYKNRDVIDSWELDVGPHRFPYHELKKATKGFREKQLIGFGGFGRVYKGTLPNSKTEVAVKRISHESKQGLQEFVAEIASIGRLRHRNLVQLLGWCRRKGDLILVYDYMPNGSLDKYLFDKPIMILSWDQRFNIIKGVASGLLYLHEGWEQTVIHRDVKAGNVLLDGDYNGRLGDFGLAKLYEHGSNPSTTRVVGTLGYLAPELTRTGKPTSSSDVFAFGALMLEMACGRRPIEPKASPEELFLLDWVWDRWKEGALFDVMDPKLNGDYNEIEAGIVLKLSLMCSTEAPDSRPSMRQVVRYLDGEATLPAELGLLGGYSGKRSSQSSRRNGGGTGEFEDFVHSYPPTASYMDIEAGSVSLLSLSGGEEGR, from the coding sequence ATGACTTCATCTCAAGAAAAAAGTGTTTCAATCTCTTCAAGTTTCAAACTTTTCTGGGTTATTCTCATCATCCTATACCCAAATCTATCAAAAACCCAAGAACTTTTCTTCAATGGATTCAAACATGCTAGTAACAACATTACCCTTAACGGGATTTCCAAGATTCTTGACAATGGCATCCTACAATTAACCAATGATACATCTAGACTTCTGGGTCATGCCTTTTACCCTCCGccattaaaacttaaaaccTCAAAAACTGGAAAAGCTTTATCCTTTTCAACTGTTTTTGCTTTTGCACTTGTTCCTCAGTTTCAAACCTTAGGTGGGCATGGATTTGCCTTTACATTTTCCCCAAGTAAAGACCTCCCTGGGGCCCTACCAAGTCAATATCTTGGCCTTCTCAATTCATCTGATAATGGGAATCTCACTAATCACATTTTTGCTGTTGAATTTGATGAAGTTCAGGATTTTGAATTCAAAGATATCAATGATAATCATGTGGGTATTAATATAAACAGTATGATCTCTAATGcttctgttcctgcagcttaTTTTGTTGATGGGAATTCAATAGCTCAGAATATTACAATGAAAAGTGGTAAAACTATCTTATGTTGGATTGATTATGATTCTAATACACATCAAATTAATGTTAGTCTTTCAATTTCATctgaaaaacctaaaaatagtatATTATCTTATGATGTAGACCTTTCACCATATTTGGATGAGTTTATGTATGTTGGGTTTTCTGGGTCTACTGGTTTACTAGCTAGTTCACATTATATCATGGGTTGGAGTTTTAAGGTGAATGGTCAAGCTACCCCACTTGATTTGGCATCTTTGCCTACTCTCCCTAAACCTACAAGGGCAAATTTTGGGTTGATTTTTGGGTCTTCAATTGGATCTTTGATTGCATTTTTTGTTATAGTAGGATTGATTGTTTATCTTGTTTGGTTGTATAAGAATAGGGATGTTATTGATTCATGGGAACTTGATGTGGGTCCTCATAGATTTCCTTATCATGAGCTTAAGAAAGCTACTAAGGGTTTTAGGGAAAAACAACTAATTGGGTTTGGTGGGTTTGGGAGGGTTTACAAAGGAACTCTCCCAAATTCCAAAACTGAAGTTGCTGTTAAGAGAATTTCCCATGAATCCAAACAAGGGTTGCAAGAATTTGTGGCTGAAATTGCTAGTATAGGCCGGTTGCGCCACCGGAATTTGGTGCAATTGCTAGGGTGGTGTCGGCGTAAGGGAgacttgatacttgtttatgATTATATGCCCAATGGTAGTTTAGATAAGTATTTGTTTGATAAACCTATAATGATTTTGAGTTGGGATCAAAGATTTAATATCATCAAAGGGGTTGCTTCGGGATTGCTTTATCTACACGAAGGGTGGGAGCAAACTGTTATACATCGAGATGTTAAGGCAGGAAATGTGTTACTTGATGGAGATTATAATGGTAGATTAGGTGATTTTGGGTTAGCTAAGCTATATGAACATGGGTCTAACCCCAGTACGACTAGGGTCGTAGGAACACTAGGGTATTTAGCACCCGAGCTAACACGAACAGGGAAGCCTACATCAAGCTCCGATGTGTTCGCTTTTGGCGCTTTGATGTTGGAAATGGCTTGTGGGAGGAGGCCTATCGAACCCAAGGCATCGCCCGAAGAACTATTCTTGCTTGATTGGGTGTGGGATAGATGGAAAGAGGGTGCTTTGTTTGATGTTATGGACCCTAAATTGAATGGAGATTACAATGAGATAGAAGCAGGGATAGTTTTGAAATTGAGCCTAATGTGCTCAACTGAGGCCCCTGATTCCCGACCCTCGATGAGGCAGGTCGTGAGGTATTTAGACGGGGAGGCTACATTGCCGGCAGAATTGGGCCTTCTGGGTGGTTATAGTGGGAAAAGGAGCAGCCAAAGCAGTCGAAGAAACGGTGGTGGTACCGGAGAATTCGAGGATTTTGTACATTCATATCCTCCTACTGCTTCATATATGGATATTGAAGCTGGTTCAGTTTCTTTGTTATCTTTGTCTGGTGGGGAGGAAGGTAGATAG
- the LOC130802944 gene encoding ribulose bisphosphate carboxylase/oxygenase activase, chloroplastic isoform X2 yields MATAISTLGAANKALLSLNGSNVGATVPTSAFMGCSLKKHNNVRFPSSSRASSMTIKAADYDEQKQTSKDRWAHLATDQSDDQLDIRRGKGAVDSLFQAPADMGTHVVVQSSWEYESSGLKKYNLDNMLGDFYIAPAFMDKLVVHITKNFLNLPNIKVPLILGIWGGKGQGKSFQCELVFAKMGINPIMMSAGELESGNAGEPAKLIRQRYREAADIIAKGKMCALFINDLDAGAGRLGGTTQYTVNNQMVNATLMNIADNPTNVQLPGMYNKQENARVPIIVTGNDFSTLYAPLIRDGRMEKFYWAPTREDRIGVCTGIFRTDNVPKEHIVKLVDSFPGQSIDFFGALRARVYDDEVRKWVSGVGIEAIGKKLVNSREGPPTFEQPKMTIEKLMEYGNMLVQEQENVKRVQLADKYLSEAALGDANKDAIESGSFFG; encoded by the exons TTGAGCTTGAATGGCTCAAATGTAGGAGCAACAGTCCCAACATCAGCATTCATGGGGTGCAGCTTAAAGAAGCACAACAATGTGAGATTCCCAAGCAGCTCCAGGGCTTCTTCCATGACTATCAAAGCTGCTGACTACGACGAGCAAAAGCAAACCAGCAAGGACAGATGGGCTCATTTGGCCACCGATCAGTCTGACGATCAGCTCGACATTCGTCGTGGTAAGGGTGCTGTCGACTCGCTCTTCCAAGCACCGGCCGATATGGGTACTCATGTTGTTGTTCAGTCTAGCTGGGAATATGAAAGTTCTGGACTTAAAAA GTACAACTTGGACAACATGTTGGGTGATTTCTACATTGCTCCTGCTTTCATGGACAAGCTTGTTGTTCACATTACCAAGAACTTCTTGAACTTGCCCAACATCAAG GTTCCACTTATCTTGGGCATTTGGGGAGGAAAAGGTCAAGGAAAATCCTTCCAATGTGAGCTTGTGTTTGCCAAGATGGGAATTAA CCCAATCATGATGAGTGCTGGAGAATTAGAAAGTGGAAATGCCGGAGAGCCTGCTAAATTGATTAGGCAAAGGTATAGAGAGGCTGCAGACATCATTGCCAAGGGTAAAATGTGTGCACTCTTCATCAACGATCTCGACGCTGGTGCTGGACGTCTTGGTGGAACCACCCAATACACCGTTAACAACCAAATGGTTAACGCCACCCTCATGAACATCGCTGACAACCCAACCAACGTCCAACTTCCGGGTATGTACAACAAGCAAGAGAATGCCCGTGTCCCCATCATTGTCACCGGTAACGATTTCTCCACCTTGTACGCTCCCCTTATTCGTGATGGTCGTATGGAGAAATTCTACTGGGCTCCAACCCGTGAGGACCGTATTGGTGTCTGCACCGGTATCTTCAGGACTGACAACGTCCCTAAGGAGCACATTGTCAAGCTTGTTGACTCTTTTCCTGGCCAATCCATTG ACTTTTTCGGCGCCTTGAGGGCACGTGTATACGACGATGAAGTAAGAAAGTGGGTGTCCGGAGTAGGAATTGAAGCAATTGGAAAGAAGCTCGTCAACTCAAGGGAAGGACCACCAACCTTTGAGCAACCAAAGATGACCATTGAGAAGTTGATGGAGTACGGAAACATGTTGGTGCAAGAACAAGAGAATGTGAAGAGAGTCCAACTTGCTGACAAGTACTTAAGCGAAGCTGCTCTTGGTGATGCTAACAAAGATGCCATTGAAAGTGGAAGTTTCTTCGGTTAA
- the LOC130802944 gene encoding ribulose bisphosphate carboxylase/oxygenase activase, chloroplastic isoform X1: MATAISTLGAANKALLSLNGSNVGATVPTSAFMGCSLKKHNNVRFPSSSRASSMTIKAADYDEQKQTSKDRWAHLATDQSDDQLDIRRGKGAVDSLFQAPADMGTHVVVQSSWEYESSGLKKYNLDNMLGDFYIAPAFMDKLVVHITKNFLNLPNIKVPLILGIWGGKGQGKSFQCELVFAKMGINPIMMSAGELESGNAGEPAKLIRQRYREAADIIAKGKMCALFINDLDAGAGRLGGTTQYTVNNQMVNATLMNIADNPTNVQLPGMYNKQENARVPIIVTGNDFSTLYAPLIRDGRMEKFYWAPTREDRIGVCTGIFRTDNVPKEHIVKLVDSFPGQSIDFFGALRARVYDDEVRKWVSGVGIEAIGKKLVNSREGPPTFEQPKMTIEKLMEYGNMLVQEQENVKRVQLADKYLSEAALGDANKDAIESGSFFGGQAAAQQGKIPVPEGCTDPNAANFDPTARSDDGSCTYTF, encoded by the exons TTGAGCTTGAATGGCTCAAATGTAGGAGCAACAGTCCCAACATCAGCATTCATGGGGTGCAGCTTAAAGAAGCACAACAATGTGAGATTCCCAAGCAGCTCCAGGGCTTCTTCCATGACTATCAAAGCTGCTGACTACGACGAGCAAAAGCAAACCAGCAAGGACAGATGGGCTCATTTGGCCACCGATCAGTCTGACGATCAGCTCGACATTCGTCGTGGTAAGGGTGCTGTCGACTCGCTCTTCCAAGCACCGGCCGATATGGGTACTCATGTTGTTGTTCAGTCTAGCTGGGAATATGAAAGTTCTGGACTTAAAAA GTACAACTTGGACAACATGTTGGGTGATTTCTACATTGCTCCTGCTTTCATGGACAAGCTTGTTGTTCACATTACCAAGAACTTCTTGAACTTGCCCAACATCAAG GTTCCACTTATCTTGGGCATTTGGGGAGGAAAAGGTCAAGGAAAATCCTTCCAATGTGAGCTTGTGTTTGCCAAGATGGGAATTAA CCCAATCATGATGAGTGCTGGAGAATTAGAAAGTGGAAATGCCGGAGAGCCTGCTAAATTGATTAGGCAAAGGTATAGAGAGGCTGCAGACATCATTGCCAAGGGTAAAATGTGTGCACTCTTCATCAACGATCTCGACGCTGGTGCTGGACGTCTTGGTGGAACCACCCAATACACCGTTAACAACCAAATGGTTAACGCCACCCTCATGAACATCGCTGACAACCCAACCAACGTCCAACTTCCGGGTATGTACAACAAGCAAGAGAATGCCCGTGTCCCCATCATTGTCACCGGTAACGATTTCTCCACCTTGTACGCTCCCCTTATTCGTGATGGTCGTATGGAGAAATTCTACTGGGCTCCAACCCGTGAGGACCGTATTGGTGTCTGCACCGGTATCTTCAGGACTGACAACGTCCCTAAGGAGCACATTGTCAAGCTTGTTGACTCTTTTCCTGGCCAATCCATTG ACTTTTTCGGCGCCTTGAGGGCACGTGTATACGACGATGAAGTAAGAAAGTGGGTGTCCGGAGTAGGAATTGAAGCAATTGGAAAGAAGCTCGTCAACTCAAGGGAAGGACCACCAACCTTTGAGCAACCAAAGATGACCATTGAGAAGTTGATGGAGTACGGAAACATGTTGGTGCAAGAACAAGAGAATGTGAAGAGAGTCCAACTTGCTGACAAGTACTTAAGCGAAGCTGCTCTTGGTGATGCTAACAAAGATGCCATTGAAAGTGGAAGTTTCTTCG GTGGCCAAGCAGCTGCTCAACAAGGTAAAATACCAGTTCCTGAAGGTTGTACTGACCCAAATGCAGCAAATTTCGACCCAACTGCAAGGAGTGATGATGGGAGCTGCACATACACTTTCTAG